The proteins below come from a single Bryobacter aggregatus MPL3 genomic window:
- a CDS encoding LssY C-terminal domain-containing protein: protein MRFLLVLILMAVLCPAQTVTVSAEQRWVDSGVTLGRGDRFVIEASGELTLKGQNGASETSTPAGLARGFRDLLRILPLNSSGRGALIARIGDRETSQAFFVGASKDGNSPFEGKLFFNANLGANEKGTGTYTVKVTVTKAAVVEKTAAPVIEMTQAQLDSTPLRVVDAEGNEGDRVNFFIIGSEASVLSALKTAGWVQVDKSVRDSVINAILLSMSKQAYITMPMSELMMFGRTQDYGFAHAVPFVVVAQRHHFRIWKAPFQANGTDVWVGAGTHDIGFERDQRNNGITHKIDPETDKERDFIGQTLMESGMVIKQVYMTHVNPVKEAKTATGGSFHSDGQTQITYLEQTTNASATRFANYFCSVLATNPDGGQWGNCSDYIETQPDQKLNLPPMSQAYRVVVVPGIFSSCASDAPAFEQARNYLKEKQGVEAALLNIPNNSSEDNAKTIAKYLREEWAKDQRKFILVGYSKGTPDIQTALATEPEIRPMVASFISFAGASGGSPVADALPAKLSDLLGKLNGKGGCQGDLSDGFKSLSVEKRRHFLAEYPAPFVPTYSMPAVADKDKVSKAMVQSWTLLNSFSSRNDAQLSEVDAIIPGSTYLGAARSDHFALALPLENMQGGILKTFLDKNSYPRAALLESALRLVLDDLKAPAPAPKKSIFQP from the coding sequence ATGCGGTTCCTCTTGGTCCTGATTTTGATGGCAGTGCTGTGCCCGGCACAAACCGTAACGGTTTCAGCAGAGCAACGATGGGTGGACTCTGGAGTTACATTAGGGCGCGGCGATCGCTTTGTGATTGAAGCGAGCGGAGAATTGACACTGAAGGGCCAGAATGGCGCGTCTGAAACCAGCACGCCCGCGGGCTTGGCGCGTGGGTTTCGGGATCTGCTGCGCATTCTGCCATTGAACTCCTCCGGCCGCGGTGCACTGATTGCCCGGATTGGCGATCGCGAAACCTCACAAGCCTTCTTTGTCGGCGCCTCGAAGGACGGCAACTCGCCCTTTGAAGGCAAGCTGTTTTTCAACGCCAACCTCGGCGCCAATGAGAAAGGCACTGGAACTTACACGGTGAAGGTGACCGTCACCAAAGCAGCGGTGGTCGAAAAAACAGCGGCGCCGGTGATTGAGATGACCCAGGCCCAGTTGGACTCGACACCCTTGCGCGTGGTGGACGCTGAAGGCAATGAAGGCGACCGCGTCAATTTCTTCATTATTGGTTCCGAAGCGAGTGTCTTAAGCGCACTCAAAACTGCGGGTTGGGTGCAAGTGGATAAGAGCGTTCGCGATTCCGTGATCAACGCGATTCTGCTCAGCATGTCGAAGCAGGCCTATATCACCATGCCGATGAGCGAGCTGATGATGTTTGGCCGCACGCAGGACTATGGCTTTGCCCATGCCGTTCCGTTTGTGGTGGTCGCGCAGCGCCACCACTTCCGCATCTGGAAGGCTCCCTTTCAGGCGAATGGGACAGATGTCTGGGTAGGCGCCGGGACCCACGATATCGGCTTTGAACGGGACCAGCGCAACAACGGGATCACCCACAAGATCGATCCCGAGACCGACAAAGAGCGTGACTTCATCGGACAAACGCTGATGGAGAGCGGCATGGTGATCAAGCAGGTTTACATGACGCATGTGAACCCGGTGAAAGAGGCCAAGACGGCAACCGGCGGCAGTTTTCATTCCGATGGCCAAACTCAGATCACCTATCTCGAACAGACAACCAATGCGTCGGCCACCCGATTTGCCAACTACTTCTGCAGCGTGTTGGCAACGAATCCCGATGGGGGCCAATGGGGGAATTGCAGCGATTACATCGAGACCCAGCCGGATCAGAAATTGAACTTACCTCCGATGTCCCAGGCCTATCGGGTGGTTGTCGTGCCCGGGATCTTCTCCAGTTGCGCCTCCGATGCCCCGGCGTTTGAGCAGGCCCGCAACTACCTGAAAGAGAAGCAAGGGGTTGAGGCGGCACTGCTCAATATCCCCAACAATTCCAGCGAGGACAATGCAAAGACCATCGCCAAGTATCTGCGCGAGGAGTGGGCCAAGGACCAACGAAAGTTCATCCTGGTGGGCTATTCCAAGGGTACCCCGGACATCCAGACTGCGCTGGCGACCGAACCGGAGATTCGGCCAATGGTCGCTTCTTTCATCAGTTTTGCCGGCGCCAGCGGCGGATCTCCTGTTGCCGATGCGCTGCCCGCAAAATTGAGCGATTTACTGGGAAAACTGAACGGCAAGGGCGGTTGCCAGGGAGATTTGAGCGATGGCTTCAAGAGCCTGTCCGTAGAAAAAAGGCGGCACTTCCTCGCGGAATATCCCGCACCCTTTGTCCCCACTTACTCCATGCCAGCCGTAGCCGACAAGGATAAGGTCTCAAAAGCCATGGTCCAGAGTTGGACGCTGCTCAATAGCTTCTCCTCACGGAATGATGCGCAGTTGAGTGAGGTGGACGCCATCATTCCTGGATCGACCTATCTCGGCGCGGCGCGAAGCGATCATTTTGCGCTGGCCTTGCCACTCGAGAATATGCAAGGGGGGATCCTAAAGACCTTCCTCGATAAGAACTCCTACCCGCGCGCCGCTCTTCTTGAGAGCGCTCTGCGTCTGGTGCTGGATGATCTGAAGGCTCCTGCGCCCGCACCGAAGAAGTCGATTTTTCAACCCTGA
- a CDS encoding biotin--[acetyl-CoA-carboxylase] ligase, whose translation MSEVHWYESLPSTMTEAARLAQLGAPSGTVVAAREQVAGQGRQGRDWVSEKGVGLYATFILRVSVQAADLPCLTLALGLAVVETLTNLSGLSLDIRWPNDVLWQSKKLCGILARLEHGAVLAGIGVNLNQTEFPEGLRTPATSLRMATGRSFVAAEVLEGLRGPVQSFVALRRDEILRLFTQASSYVSGRRVSVDSDGHMIYGVTDGLDEFGFLRIRKENGMRETVLAGSVRPVD comes from the coding sequence ATGAGTGAGGTGCACTGGTATGAGTCTCTGCCGTCGACAATGACGGAAGCGGCTCGGCTCGCGCAATTGGGCGCGCCCTCGGGAACCGTGGTTGCCGCACGCGAACAAGTGGCGGGACAGGGCCGGCAGGGGCGCGATTGGGTCAGCGAGAAGGGTGTTGGACTGTATGCCACCTTCATCCTCCGCGTGTCGGTACAGGCCGCGGACCTGCCCTGCCTGACGCTGGCCTTGGGCTTGGCGGTTGTCGAAACACTGACGAACCTGAGTGGCTTGAGCCTGGATATTCGCTGGCCTAACGATGTGCTCTGGCAGAGCAAGAAACTTTGCGGGATTCTGGCACGCCTGGAGCATGGAGCCGTACTGGCTGGGATTGGCGTGAATCTCAATCAAACGGAATTTCCGGAAGGCTTGCGGACACCAGCCACTTCACTGCGGATGGCAACAGGCCGGAGCTTTGTCGCGGCGGAAGTGCTGGAGGGATTGCGTGGTCCGGTCCAGAGCTTTGTGGCTTTGCGACGGGATGAGATTCTCCGCTTGTTCACGCAGGCGTCGAGCTATGTCAGCGGACGGCGCGTGAGCGTGGACTCCGATGGTCACATGATCTATGGTGTGACGGACGGCTTGGATGAATTTGGATTTCTGCGAATCCGGAAGGAGAACGGGATGCGAGAAACAGTGCTGGCCGGCAGTGTTCGTCCCGTGGACTGA
- a CDS encoding type III pantothenate kinase: MLLAIDAGNTNVTVGVFDGPNIIASWRLRTIREQTADEWGINLRSLFRVGELDARIITGVAIASVVPPLDHQLADVARRYFRCEALFVSIDAELGMQVLIDNPREAGADRLANAAAAYQKYGGPCVVVDLGTAITFDVVNAAGNFTGGIICPGIGIAISGLFEKAARLPLVDFREPKQLIGKNTVDCIQSGLYYSTISAIDGILDRLTAELGPETKIVATGGQAKLMVGGSKYLRIVDEDLTLHGVRVIWERNARRAV; encoded by the coding sequence ATGCTTTTAGCAATTGATGCGGGCAATACGAATGTGACGGTGGGGGTCTTTGATGGACCGAATATCATCGCCAGTTGGCGGCTCCGGACCATTCGGGAGCAGACGGCCGACGAGTGGGGGATCAATCTGCGGAGCCTGTTTCGCGTCGGCGAGTTGGATGCGCGCATCATCACGGGAGTTGCCATTGCGAGCGTCGTCCCGCCGCTCGATCACCAGCTTGCCGACGTTGCCCGCCGCTACTTCCGCTGCGAAGCATTATTCGTCAGCATAGATGCGGAACTGGGTATGCAAGTGTTGATCGACAATCCTCGCGAGGCGGGAGCGGACCGGCTTGCCAACGCGGCAGCAGCCTATCAGAAATATGGGGGCCCCTGCGTGGTGGTTGACCTCGGAACCGCCATCACCTTCGATGTGGTGAACGCCGCAGGGAATTTCACGGGCGGGATCATTTGCCCAGGAATCGGGATTGCAATCAGCGGCTTGTTTGAGAAGGCAGCGCGCCTGCCGTTGGTGGATTTTCGCGAACCCAAGCAGTTGATTGGCAAGAATACCGTCGATTGCATCCAGAGCGGTTTGTACTATTCGACCATCAGCGCGATTGATGGGATTCTCGATCGGCTGACGGCGGAGCTGGGGCCGGAGACAAAGATTGTCGCAACCGGCGGGCAGGCCAAACTGATGGTGGGCGGGTCCAAGTATCTGCGAATTGTTGATGAGGACTTGACGCTCCATGGCGTACGAGTGATTTGGGAGCGGAATGCCAGAAGAGCCGTTTAA
- the nadC gene encoding carboxylating nicotinate-nucleotide diphosphorylase, producing the protein MPSDWLHPEIYDVVERALAEDIGSGDITTELTVGRERLARGKFYARDEMVLAGIELLPLIYECRGGVSRLELKVKSGTRCTDGDCIAEVEGLAATLLECERTALNFMQRLSGIATLASKFAAEVAHTSCKVLDTRKTTPGLRRLEKLASAAGGVTNHRMGLFDAILIKNNHIAAAGGVRQALAASLPSGLPVEIEVRTRAELDDALAGGAPKLLLDNLTPAEAREWVDYVAGRASCEISGGVTLETVRAYAESGADFVSSGAITHSAISKDLNFRLELL; encoded by the coding sequence ATGCCCTCTGATTGGCTGCATCCGGAGATCTACGACGTCGTCGAGCGGGCGCTAGCCGAAGATATCGGCTCGGGCGATATCACGACGGAACTGACCGTGGGACGCGAGCGTCTGGCGCGTGGCAAGTTCTATGCGCGCGACGAGATGGTGCTGGCCGGCATTGAGCTGTTGCCGCTGATCTATGAGTGCCGTGGCGGTGTGAGCCGTCTTGAGCTGAAGGTCAAATCAGGTACCCGCTGTACCGATGGCGATTGCATTGCGGAGGTGGAAGGGCTTGCTGCCACCTTGCTCGAGTGTGAACGTACAGCGCTGAACTTCATGCAGCGCTTGAGCGGCATTGCGACCCTGGCATCGAAGTTTGCCGCCGAGGTGGCCCATACTTCCTGCAAGGTACTCGATACGCGCAAGACGACGCCGGGCCTGCGCCGCCTGGAGAAGTTGGCCTCGGCCGCAGGTGGGGTAACCAACCATCGGATGGGTCTGTTTGACGCGATTCTGATCAAGAACAATCACATCGCCGCGGCAGGCGGGGTGAGGCAGGCTCTCGCCGCTTCCCTGCCCAGCGGTTTGCCGGTGGAAATCGAAGTGCGTACCCGGGCCGAGTTGGACGATGCTCTGGCCGGAGGCGCTCCGAAGTTGCTGCTCGATAATCTGACGCCGGCCGAGGCACGCGAATGGGTGGACTACGTTGCGGGCCGGGCGAGTTGTGAGATCTCGGGCGGCGTAACGCTCGAGACCGTGCGCGCTTATGCGGAATCGGGCGCAGACTTTGTGTCGAGTGGCGCGATCACGCATTCAGCCATCTCCAAGGACCTCAACTTCCGCCTCGAACTGTTATGA